In Microvirga sp. 17 mud 1-3, the genomic window TCCGGAGCAGCAACGGCCGCCATCGCGGCAAAAGCGAACGCTCCTAGAACTTTGGTGAATGGGATACGCCTGTTTCTCATGGCAACGCTCCTGGTCCTCTGGTTTATGAACTTTTTCACGTCTTGGGCCTGCCGAGGCGTAACCTCGGCAAAGTCGAAATCCGGCTGCCCGGCGGCAGCCTTGCCCGACGTTTTGCTCCGCCTCCCCACGTTACGCCGGGTTTTCCTGGTCGTGACGTCACGGAGTTGCATCGTTTAGAATGCACGACGGGCCGTGCGACTAGGCTAGAAGCCGGTTGGCGCTAAGGTCAACGCCACCCGGTTTCGCCTTGAGAAACAACCTCAGGCAAGCCCAACCGTGTCGAAGCGCCTGTTTCCGTAGATCTTCTCAACGATCCGATTGGCGGACGCCCTCAAGGCAGCGGCGGCTTCAAGGCGGCGCGTTGGCGCCAGGCGCGGCTCCGGGGCAGACAGGCTGATGGCAGCGACCGGCCGCCCGCAATCATCGAGGATGGGCACGCCGATGCACATGTGGCCGTCTTCATTCTCGCCCATGTCCAGCGCATATCCCTGCTGACGAATGTGATCGACCTGCCTGCGCAGGAAGCGGCCGTCCGTCACGGTGTGGATCGTCCGTGCCGGGAGAAGCGGCATACAAAGTGCTTCAAATTCGTCGTCAGGGAGATGCGCCGCAATGGCCTTTCCCAGCGAGGTGGAGTGGATCGGATGGCGCTGCCCCACCCGTGCCTCCGTCCGCGGCGCGCGGCCCCGGTCGACGATATCGATGTAGACAATGGCCTTCTGCGCCAGAATGGCGAGATTGATCGTTTCACCGAACCGTTCGGAGAGATCGTGCATTTCCGGCTGCACGGCATTACGGAGCCGTTGCAGGCTGCGGTCGACATCAGCAAGGTGACGAAAGCGCGGCCCCGCGCGATAGCGGTCACGATGCAGATCGTATTCCAGGAAGGAGGCGGCGGAAAGCGTCTGGAGATATCGGAAGACGGTGGTCTTAGGCAGCTTGAGTCCTTTGACTGTCTCCGTCAGGGTCACGTCCCGCCCCTGCTTCGTCACGTAGTCGAGCACCTCCAGCGCCTTCATCACCGGCTGAACGATGTAGTCTTGGCCGTCCTTACGCATCGGTCTCCTCCACATCGGGCCGGAAGCGGCTCCGGCCCTCGCCATCTCCCCCGTCGGGGCTTCAGAAGAACGTCTTCACCGCCTTGAGAACATTGTAGTCCTCGTCGACGGCCAGCAGCAGTGACCAACGGTCGAAGGTCGTGCATGGGTGGCCGATGCCGAACCCTACGAGGTCACCGACCTGGAGATCGCTGCCCTCCGGCAATTCCAGATGACAATGCTGATCATTGAGGGCGGCGGTCTTGTACCCGGGCGGCATCGGCCGAGGCCCCTCCATCGCGCTGCCTGGACGGTACCAGTATTGAGGAATCGGCAGGCCCGCATCGAAGCCGACATCGCGCTTGCCCATGGACAGGAGAGCCCGCCTCGCCTCAGGCACGGATTGAACCTGTGCCCAGACCTCAAGGGCCGGAACGAGACCGCCCGGTGGCAGGGTAAGCCGGGTCTGCTGACAGATCCGCTCGAAGGCAGCCGCGTAACCCATGCAGTCATGCGTCAGATAGCAGCCGGACCGCAGCACCCGCAGGACCGGCGCCGGGAAGTCGTGGGCGTTGAAGCGCTCACCGACCCGATCGAAGAAGGCAGATCCGCCGGCGCTGATGATGACCGATCCGCTGCTTGGCAGCAGGCCCTCTGTGATGGCCTGCCGCGCAAGGTCGGCGACCACGTCCAGAAGCTCGTCTGCTGCCTCTGGGGTCGGCAACAGGCCCTCGAAGCATTCGAATCCAGCGAGTGCGAGCCCCTCCGTCGCGGCGATCTTTCGGGCAAGCGCCAGCGCCGTCTCCGGGGTGCGGGCACCGGTGCGTCCGCCCGGGAACCCGACCTCCACGAGCACGCGCAGCGGATTGTCTGCGGGCGGCTGAGCACGGCCCGCCCCTTCGGCAAGCTGTCTCAGCCCCTCTTCCCCGTCCACGAGACAATAGAGCTCGAATTCTCTGTCCGCGAGGGCGGCGAAACAGGCATCCACGGCCTGCCGGCCGATTGGCTGATTAGCCATCAGGACGCGGCGTACGCCGAAATGCCGGCACACCTGCATCTGCTGAACCGTGGCGACCGTGATCGCCCAGGCACCGTCGGCAATCTGCAGGTCGAACAGGTAAGGCGCCATGGTGGTTTTGCCATGGGGAGCGATCACCAGCCCGTTCGCCTCTGTGAATGCAGCCATCCAGGCGCTGTTGGCCTCCACACGGGCCTGGCGGATCACCGCCGCCGGCATCGGCACGTCGCCTCTCAGAACATTCCAACCCTGGGCGCCGATATCTCCAAGCCGCAATGCGGGCGCGTCGAAGGGAAGACCCTTGGTGAGTGGGTCAACCGTTTGCGCATCGAGCGCCGCGATATCGAGACGGGGAATCAAAGCCATGGGTGGGGATCCAGAGGAGCTAGCGGGCGACGCGCCTTACGATACTCGACCTTTGTCGCATCGTAGGGATAGGGGCCGCCGGTATTGAGATAATGGACTTTCGCGGCAATCGGCGCGAAGGCCGCGTAGAAGTGGTTGGATGACTTGACCACGACGATCTTCTTCCGCGCAAGATCGATGCCTAGCTTTGTAAAGGCAGGCGGACTGAAAGTCTGGGCTCTTCCGCTTACGAGCACGACGTCGAGCTCCCCGATAGAGATGGCCGCAGCCGGACCGAGCGAGACGACGCTCTCCTCGAAGGGGATCATAAGCTCGTCGCTCACTCCCTTCACGACGACTTCCGCGTCAATGGGCGAGCCCGATTGTGGGGTCGCCTTGCCGCAGAAGCGCAAGGGGATGCGGGCTCCAACCCCGGCAGCACGACAGAGGGATACGGCCACCGGGTCCCACAGCGCGCCGATAGCGGCCGGAATATCCGGATGTTTCAGGAGCGTCTCGATCATCACGGTCGAGTCCCCGGCAACCCCGCCGCCCGGATTATCCCACCGGTCGGCGAAGACGATCGGCTGTCCCGGCTCCGCGAGCGCCTGCTCGACCGCCTCCTCGGGCGTATAATGATACGGTCCGGGCGCCTTGCGTTGCCACCCGAGGATCTCCCGACCGAGGGACTCAGCCAGCGCGTCTGCCTTTGAGCGGTTCTCCTCACCATCGGCGATAACAAGCACCTTGGTGCCAACGTCGTAGACATCAGCGGCCTGAAAGCCGTGAGCGACGGAAATGCTGAGAATACCGTCCCTGCCCTCCATGGCCATGATACGGTCCACAAAACTGCGGCCGGGCTCGCTGCTCGTCATGAATCCCGACATGGAGCGGCAATCGAAGACGGCGGGAACAGGCTTCACCTCGCGGCGGGCGGCCCGCAGGCAGAGGTCGACGAGATCCTCCGCCCTATCGAGGAAGTCAATGTGCGGGAATTCCTTGAAGGCCAGAAGTACGTCGGCGGCCGCGACACGCTTCTGTGTGAGGTGGCAATGCATGTCGAGTTCAGCGCCGATCACGCAATCGGGCCCGACCATTTCGCGAACCCTTGCCAGAAGGTC contains:
- a CDS encoding M81 family metallopeptidase yields the protein MRVFVASLATETNTFSPLFVDRRAFEEAFYCPPGEHPPTPTLCSAPMVAARRRAETDGFTLIEGTATWAEPAGLVSREAYESLRDEILGQLKAAMPVDVALFGLHGAMVARDYDDCEGDLLARVREMVGPDCVIGAELDMHCHLTQKRVAAADVLLAFKEFPHIDFLDRAEDLVDLCLRAARREVKPVPAVFDCRSMSGFMTSSEPGRSFVDRIMAMEGRDGILSISVAHGFQAADVYDVGTKVLVIADGEENRSKADALAESLGREILGWQRKAPGPYHYTPEEAVEQALAEPGQPIVFADRWDNPGGGVAGDSTVMIETLLKHPDIPAAIGALWDPVAVSLCRAAGVGARIPLRFCGKATPQSGSPIDAEVVVKGVSDELMIPFEESVVSLGPAAAISIGELDVVLVSGRAQTFSPPAFTKLGIDLARKKIVVVKSSNHFYAAFAPIAAKVHYLNTGGPYPYDATKVEYRKARRPLAPLDPHPWL
- a CDS encoding alanine racemase → MALIPRLDIAALDAQTVDPLTKGLPFDAPALRLGDIGAQGWNVLRGDVPMPAAVIRQARVEANSAWMAAFTEANGLVIAPHGKTTMAPYLFDLQIADGAWAITVATVQQMQVCRHFGVRRVLMANQPIGRQAVDACFAALADREFELYCLVDGEEGLRQLAEGAGRAQPPADNPLRVLVEVGFPGGRTGARTPETALALARKIAATEGLALAGFECFEGLLPTPEAADELLDVVADLARQAITEGLLPSSGSVIISAGGSAFFDRVGERFNAHDFPAPVLRVLRSGCYLTHDCMGYAAAFERICQQTRLTLPPGGLVPALEVWAQVQSVPEARRALLSMGKRDVGFDAGLPIPQYWYRPGSAMEGPRPMPPGYKTAALNDQHCHLELPEGSDLQVGDLVGFGIGHPCTTFDRWSLLLAVDEDYNVLKAVKTFF
- a CDS encoding IclR family transcriptional regulator is translated as MRKDGQDYIVQPVMKALEVLDYVTKQGRDVTLTETVKGLKLPKTTVFRYLQTLSAASFLEYDLHRDRYRAGPRFRHLADVDRSLQRLRNAVQPEMHDLSERFGETINLAILAQKAIVYIDIVDRGRAPRTEARVGQRHPIHSTSLGKAIAAHLPDDEFEALCMPLLPARTIHTVTDGRFLRRQVDHIRQQGYALDMGENEDGHMCIGVPILDDCGRPVAAISLSAPEPRLAPTRRLEAAAALRASANRIVEKIYGNRRFDTVGLA